ttatatttacatgatttaaactgtaaatttaatcataattaaatatatttttgcacGATTACCAACATAAAcataactttaaacattttttaatttgtgaaACTTTCAATTACTGCAATCATTAGTTTGTTACTTTGTATAGAGGACTaatcttcaaaatcaaatttgaattaaacaaagaaaactCCAATCTATTTTGAAACCCACAAATTATATGCCCCTACTTAACAGCAGATCTTACGGAAAAATGAAGTTTTATACCAATAAAACTataattattaaagaaataagaCTACTtccttttgaaaagaaaaagttCAAGAAATTATTTTACCTTCAAATTACTGCCTGGTAGTTCACCAACACCATTTTTCCAGGTCATGGCATCTACTGGATTAAAGTCTTCTCTTTTGTCCATACCATCTTCTTTACCTCTTTCATCCTTTactgtttctacattgacattatCAACTTCCATGTTTTCACTAGAATCCTTAATATTCTCTACTTTAATTTCAACACTATCATTACTGTTATCACTTTGAGCAGATTCACTTACTTCTTTAGAAGCCTTAGCTGCTTCAATTCCCGTGTTTGATTCACTTTTTGTCATTTGTTTCTTGGCATTTCCATTGTTGTCCAtctcattttttattttgcttacaATTTTATCACTTAGTTCTGATGACTTAACAACTGGTTCATTTGTAATATTTGACTGTAATGACTTGTCATCTGTGACTGATTTAGAAACATTCTCTTTTTCATCTTTTCCTACATGTTTACTTCCATTAGTGTCACCAGATGTACTTGTTGAACCATTATTTGGAGATTTAACTGGCCTGTGTGGCATCAGCTGAGAACTTTGTTTCACTAACTCCCAGTTTTTCTGGGCTGGAATTACATTAGTTTTGACTGGAACACTAATTTTCTGTCCAACAGTCTGGTTCCCTGCTGTCATGTTAACTTTATTAGTTGATCCAACTTCTACCACTTTTGCTGTGGGAATTGTTGATGAATTATTGGATGATTTACCATTAGAATCACTTGTTGTGACAAGCAACTGTGCTTTGGCATTTGTCATTTTTCCAGAAACTTGCTGACCAGTTTTACTAACAGGGGTGGTAATCAAAATGTGCTTACTGTCAGAAGTAGTGGTCTGTGACTGAATTGGCCACGAGATTTTTGCTGGTCCTGTTGGTAACATGATCTGCGCTTCTGCCATGGTAACTTTACCTTTATTTAACTTCTCAGTTTTTACAAGCTGTGTTACCACAGGTGCTGAACTTGAAGGAACTATTGTATACTGTTTGTTACTAATCATAAAAGAACTTCCCTTAGTAATTCTAGCAATTGATGCGGTCTGTCCTGGTTTGGTAACAGCTATTAATCCAGTTGTTGTTTGTGCAATAACCTGACCTGCCCCCAGATTTCCAAACACTTTATTTCCAGTGATGTATGTTTTTGGTGCTGAGGCAGATGTCCCTGATAATGTTACTTTTGGAACAGCAATATTTGCAACACCACTCTGTGAGGTCAGTGTCTCATTTCCTTGTAGCAATGACCTTGAATTTGTATCTGAAGGGTTCAAGGAGACTAAAGATACAGTTTTTGAACTGTCTAGCAAAGATTTAGATCCTTGTGAATTCCAGTTAAGTGGCACCTGAAAACTTATTTGAGTTTGTCCAGGACCTAATTTGACTGGTTCAGCTGGTTTTCCACCATCAGACTGAATTACTCTCTGGACTGGTTGCTGGTTCCTAGCATCAACAACAGTCAAAGTGGGTTTGACTGGTTTTGTGCTGGTAGTACTTGCAACAGTAGTTCTGTTTGGTAGTGTGATGATCTGAGGAGAAGGATACCGTGGAGCTCCAGtcgaggtcaaagtcacagtagATGGAGGGGTCACTGGAGACTTTGGCTGGGCACCATAGGTTCCTGATGCAAACTGAAGGGTAACTTTTCCATCTGATGTCCAACTCTGTTGTATTGGAATCTGTCAAAAAAATAAGGattcatttaaattaaattctgtaaaaagatcctctgggagcatagaatgcaaccacgaaacaagaggcccaaatgggccctagtcgctcacctgaagaaaaccttaaccatctgactttgcttctaactaggtttggtgaaaatcctttgagctattcattaaaacaacagttatttaatcttttttatttttttattttgctgtcaCACACCAAAAATGCATTTATAACCATCAGAACTAATCAttcaaaagtatttctatttttactttagtggcccctaaaagagcccaagtgccctcatttgaacagATTTGGCAagaaaccttataatgatgttactgaccaagtttaatgaagatccatcaagtggttcatgagaagaagtactttaaaagtatttttattttaagttctagtggcccctaaaagtggGCAAGTGCTCCCAGTTGAACAAATATGGtaaatgaccttataatgatgttccaAACAAGGTaagatgaagatccatcaagcagttcatgagaagaactcATTTAAAGGcaattctatttttaactctagtggcccctaaaaggggccaattgCCTCTCTATCGAATAAATTTCCAGAGGACCTTAaaacaatgctacagaccaaatttgataaaGCTCAATCAAATGGTTCAAAGGAAGAAATCttttaaagctatttttatttttagagcTAGCGGCCCCTACGGGAGGCCAACTACTCCCATTTGGACAAATTTGAGAGATggctttataatgatgctacaaacatgtttgataaagaaccaccaagcagttcatgagaagttatgTTAAAGgtgtttctaattttagctctagcagccactCAAAGAGGATAAGTGGCCCAATTTGTATAAAATTGGAAGAGGACTATATAATAATCCTACAGATCAaggttgatgaagatccatcaagcagttcatgagaaaaaatctttttaaagtatttctatttttagctcttctgGCCCCAAATAGGGGCCAAGAGTCTGAATTTGAACAAAGCTGCTAcggaccaagtttgatgaaaatccatcaaggggttcatgagatgttgtttgaaggtgtttctaattttagctctagcagtcctTTAAAGGGTCCAAGTGCCATTTGAATAAAACTAGgattataattattaaatgatgCTACAGTCCAAGTGTGCTAGAGATCCATCAAGCAGCTCAAGAGACAGTATGATTTTATTATGCCTACCTTCGGGGGtataaaaataattctttaatTTGAAAGACAGAGTTATTCTATTACAAAGGTAGGTAACAAGTGACTCACAAAACCTGTTTCTTTGTTGGAGTTATCCTTCATTCAAAACAGAAAGAGGaagtgaaaaaaataacattccataaaactataaatatagacATATCTAATTAGTCTAGAAATTATAGAATTTTAAGAAGTTTAAATACAGATTTGCTGACTTCATACCAAACAGAGGTATGTATTAAgtagatgtattttaaaatatgatatttttgacttttcaTTACAGTTCTTGGCAACATATTGAATTACAAGCCTTACTCAGTGTTACTACTACATGCTggtaaatttttatcaaatttcacaacTGTACTCAAAAAATGTCTttccattttatgaaataaataaaagattaaataaatttaagataGTCTTATAGAGTATCATGCAAATAATGGAATCAGTCTACAAAATAATCAgactttgttttctttattttcagaatgtttcaacAACCTGGTTATATTGAGAATGTGTCACTGAGACTGTCTGACGTTCTTGCTGATATTGGAGTGGATGAGAGGATTGTGCTGAAGAGAAGAAGAGCAGTGCTGCTGATGGAATCTATAAAAACAATATCATCACAATTAGCGGATACGAATGCTTCAGGATACTACTTAGGCAGTCAGTCTGAGGGAACCACTACACTGGGACTTAAATCAGACATTGATCAACTTAACTGTTTTTATGACTTAATGTGATACTAGACAGGGCAGACTGGGAACCTGGTGTACACAATTTGTTGATAATCCAGGATGAGACTGTATCGTCTGGTATACTGTCTACTACAACGCCTGAGAGATGATGCTCCTCTTCCATTCAATGATGTACCTTATGAACACCATTTCAGAGACAGAACAGGAAGAATATTGCTAAAGAACACATTCATGTCAGCAGCAGCTGCTAAAGTTTATGAGGGAAGAGTAAGACATGGTCCAGCATATGCACAACAAGGACAACCTGGGATTAGAGATACTGACTATGTTGGTGCTTTCCCCTGTAAATCATGGCCTCTTCAAGCTAGACAATGGTTAGACCAGCAAGGTGTAGGTCAGTGGCCTTCAGATGACATGAAGAGATACTGTAGAAGTACTGGATGTTTTGTTGTTTGTGTTGGAAGCAAGGAAAATGAAGAGcttgaatggagaatatcaaCATCTCTAGCGGAAAGGTGTTCAATGTTTAACCTTAATATTACACAGATTTGCTGTTACGTCTTGATGAAGATGATGTTAAAAACCTTCATTAAGCCACACATTGAAGacaatatttcaagtttcatgtgcaAAACTGTTCTATTCCATTGCACTGCAAATACATGTTCAAACATCTGGATAAAAAATAACTTGTTTGTTTATCATTGTGTTTATCTGTCCTGTAcaactttattttaaatgaaaattgtccAAATTTTATCATACCTGGAAACAATTTGATGAGAGGACATATTTCTCATGAAACTAAACCTTACATTCTTGAAATACTGCTGGATGTTATAAACAGCAAAGGGAAAGCATTACTGGAGATTGAATGTGATTCTCTTGGTACAAGGCTTCAGCTGAAGATGAGTAATTTGCCctctgaaataaagaaaaatgacCTTATTTCGGGACATTTACTATCATCAACTGCTGAGCtcattgatttattttttctgtcCTGTCTAACTGTAATTAAAAACAGTAGTTATGAAGAAGCTAAACAAACATTGCTGAAGTATATTTTCAAACTAGTTAGTATTTCTAAAAACTGCCATGGATTGGACAAAACAGCCTGCAGCCTTATGACTCCATTGTTGTGTACAACCTTTGAAACTGCCCTGGCATCCATCAACATTCAACAGTACCATGCGGTATCAGCAGAAGTTCTCACCTGGATCTCACTGGGTCTGCACACAGATGTTTCATCTAGTAAACTGAAGCTAGCATCCATGTTTTACTGTATAGAAGATACTCAAAGAACAGAAACAGTTCTCAGAAATATTGAAGTAAGTTATGATCTAGACATTGTTGAGCCTGTTTGTCGTTGTCATGACTTCATCCATCAACCTCGAAGAAGAGAATTTTATGCAATAAGTGACAATCATAATGAAAATGCTATACAGTTCACTATAGCATCCTGTGTCCGATTTCTGCCATGTGAAATTTACTGTGTTCCACATGAACTTAGATATGAAATGTTTAGATCTACACAAGAGGATCTAGCTTTCAGAGGTAGACGGGATAAGTGGATGGACTGGGCTGTCATTGATTCTCTTCCATACCTCTACTTTCTACAATACAAGGCTTACAGCAATATTGGGAGACAAGAGAATAAGCAAAGAGCATTTTCAAACCTAGCAATAACCATTGACCTGGAACCAAACCTTGGACACAGGGAAACAGCCCTGAACCTACTGGGACAGTGTATGGAACAAGAGCGCCGAGCTAGAGATGCATTACGATGTTATTTATTATCCCTAAATGTAAGAGCAAGAAACAATGCTGCCAAGATCCATATTTGTAGGCTGCTGTCTACATTGGTAAATGAACGTTAGTTTATAATGAACAAACAAGTGGAGAATATCAGTTTATACAATATTTATGTATGATGGTACAAGTGATGTATccaactttttttaatgaaaccaCTGTGACTCACTGTGTGATAAAAGGTAATCAAACACATTTCTGTTTCAAAtgcaaaacaagagggtcatgatgaccctggatcgctcacctgagtaatatgagctacatgtttcaaatgtcaaactgatgatttttagaaactgtttagaagattttccgatgtacaatcaagtaatccctggggcagggccaattttacccccgggttaatgatttgaacaaagtttgtagaagtctactaggcaatgtttcatatcaaatatctaagatctcggacttctggtttatttttagcaaatttatgaagatttccttatgtataatcaagtaacccctggggctgggtcaatttgaccctggagggtcaagatttgaacaaattttgtagaggtccactaggcaatgctacatgtcaaatatctaaactctaggccttctggtttatttttagaaaattttgaagatttttctatgtataatcaagtaaccccatggggcagggtcaatttgaccccgggggtcatgatttgaataaattttgtacaggtctactaagcaatgctacatgtcaaatatctaagatttaggccttctggtttatttttagaaattttttgaagattttcgtatataaaatcaagtgacccctgcgatggggtcaaatttgaccccgggggccatgattgaaaaatttttgcagaggtccactaggcaatgctacatgtcaaatatctaagacctaggccttctggtttatttttacaaaatttttgaagattttcctatataaaatcaagtgacccctggggcggggtcaattttgatcacgggggtcatgatttgaacaaatttcgtaaaggtccgctaggcaatgctacatgtcaaatatctaagatctaggccttctggtttatttttttaaaaatttttgaagattttcctatataaaatcaagtgacccctggggcggggtcaattttgaccccggggtcatgatttgaaaattttttgtagaggtccactaggcaatgcttcatgtcaaatatctaagctcaaggccttttggtttatttttcaaacttttttgaagattttcctatagaaatctatgtaaaatcaggtgaccctgggcagggtcaattttgaccccggggtcatgatttgaacaactttagtagaggtccactgggcaatgctacatgtcaaatatctaagtctagggcttctggtttttgagaagaagatttttaagattttcctatgtaaaatcaagtggcccCTGGGTGTCAATTTTAACCtcggggtcacgatttgaacaaatttggtagaggtccactaggcaatgcttcacaccaaatatctaagctctagggcttctggtttttgagaagaagatttttaaagtttttccttttggttgctgtggcaaccagagttctgcattgaattcaattctttgaacaatttttgtagagcttcacctaATGGAACATTCcggaagtttggatgaaattttgaCAAGCGGTTAGCGAGTGAGAATGTTGTTTATAAAGAAAGTATGACGTATTTCGCGGACATTGACATCATCAATGCTAGCTCATCGATACTTTTTGTCCTGCAACGTGAATCTAAAAACGAAGTATGAAAAGTAACAAACATTGAAAGTTATCAACTAGTAGTATTTCAAAATTGATTGACTAAAATGCAGCTTATGATTTGTTGTGTACAACTTGAACTGCGCATATCAACATTCACAGTGCCATGTGTATAGCAATTCTCACTGGAATCTACTGGTATGTTATCACAGTAACGAAGCTACATCCAGGAGTAGTATAAAATCTTGACAAGTAACAGAACAGTTCAAAATATAGAAGTAAGTTATGATCAACATTGTACCTGTGTGTTTCATATTATTAAGAAAGTAGAATTTACTGTAGTGACAACATGATGAAAATGAATACATCACTATCATCTGTGTCCTTTCGCCATTGAAATTTATTCCAAACTTAGTAGAAATTAGATACACAAGATCTAGCTTCGGTGACAATGATGGACTGGTCAATTCTTTCCATTACTCAACTTTCTAATAAATTACACAATATGAGACAAGAGAAACAAAGCATTTCAATACCTACAATAACATTGACCTGCCCAACTTGACGGAACATGAACTATGACGTGTATAAAAAGAGTAGAGACTTACTGTTATTATATCCTAATGTAAGAGCAAGAACAATGTGCCAGATCCATAGATAGCAGCTTCTACATTGGTAAATAAGTTAGTCAAAGAAGCAAGGAGAATATAGTTTACCAAAATTTAATATGATGGTACAAAGAGTATAATTAATGAAACACGGACTACTGTGTGAAAGTCATCAAAACATTCGTTCAATGCAAAACAGAGGGTCTATGAGACTGATCGCTCAACTAGTATATAGTACATTAAATGTCAAACGATGAAGAAACTGTTAGAGTTTTTACAATCAATATCCCTGCAGGGCAATTTTCGGaagatttgaacaatttgtaAAGTTACAGAATTTTCATATCCAAATAAGAGGATTGGataatttttagcaaattaaatGTAAGATTTATAGGTATATAAGACCTAGGGGCTGGTCAATTGACCTGAGGAAAGAAAAATTTTAGAGGTTCAAAGCTAATGCCAAATATTAGAATTAGCCTTGTATTATTTGCagaaaatttgaagaatttttctatgtaaaagtaACCCAATCATGTCAATTACGGGGGTCttgatttaatcaaattttgtaaCTACTAAGCAATGTAAGTTCAATATTAAATACTCTGGTTATTTAGAAATTTTGGAGATATAAATAAGTGCCTATGTCAAAATTTAAACCCGGATATTAAATTTTCAAGTCCATAGGCATGCACATGTCAAATATTAGACCAcccaaaaaatttgaagattttatgaaatatgaccCTGGGACGGGTCAATTGATCAGGACAAGAACAAATTTCTAAATCCATATGCAATTTATGTAAATACTAAGACTTGCCCgataaatttaacaaattttgaaatttctaataaaacaatgaggggcataatttgaccccagggtcagATTAAATTGTAGAGACTAGAGTCAGCATATCTAAGCTCAGTTTTTTATTAACACGAAGATCCATAGAAACTATGTAAAATCAGTACCCTGGCATTATTTTGAGATAGATGAAACTTAGAAGTCACTAGAAACTTAACATGCAATATTAAGTCTAGTCGATGTTGGAAGAGATAAGATTTTGCCAAAATAACCTGGTGTCAATTTATGGGCACGTTGAACAATTGTGAGAGATAGGAATGTTCTACACAAAATAAAGTTAGGGTTATCTAGTTTTTAGAAAAGCTTTAATTCTTGTTGCTGTGCAACGCAAATCTATTGAACATCTTTGAACATTTTGTAAGCTTCCAAATGGGAACATTCCGTAATTTGGAAAATTGCAAGCGTTAGGAGAGTGTTATAAAGGAATGGACGGTGCCACAATGAGATAATTATACCCCGAGCACTGGCTCAGTGATAAAAG
The sequence above is a segment of the Mercenaria mercenaria strain notata chromosome 3, MADL_Memer_1, whole genome shotgun sequence genome. Coding sequences within it:
- the LOC123523788 gene encoding uncharacterized protein LOC123523788, whose product is MRGHISHETKPYILEILLDVINSKGKALLEIECDSLGTRLQLKMSNLPSEIKKNDLISGHLLSSTAELIDLFFLSCLTVIKNSSYEEAKQTLLKYIFKLVSISKNCHGLDKTACSLMTPLLCTTFETALASINIQQYHAVSAEVLTWISLGLHTDVSSSKLKLASMFYCIEDTQRTETVLRNIEVSYDLDIVEPVCRCHDFIHQPRRREFYAISDNHNENAIQFTIASCVRFLPCEIYCVPHELRYEMFRSTQEDLAFRGRRDKWMDWAVIDSLPYLYFLQYKAYSNIGRQENKQRAFSNLAITIDLEPNLGHRETALNLLGQCMEQERRARDALRCYLLSLNVRARNNAAKIHICRLLSTLVNER